The following coding sequences lie in one Cloeon dipterum chromosome 1, ieCloDipt1.1, whole genome shotgun sequence genomic window:
- the Rift gene encoding solute carrier family 52, riboflavin transporter, member 3-A, with amino-acid sequence MDVKWFKDRVVAVDVLSALFGIASWVAINGLWVQLPLLVQALPEGWSLPSYLSIIIQIANIGPLSYGLLSRMWPHVVTPVRATWVTLTVGVAASVLMPIFWRETAVVFGEERSIALLALTLALSLVDCTSSVLFLPYIGLFKGIYLPSLMLGEGLSAFLPSIVATIQGVGKSTCVNSTDPNWPGLVEELTPPLFSTEIFFVTLAVMMGIATAAFCGLEYLPVCEQERLKEKEKEDQKQSYAVLEGPLHNKTTLVQILLMQFWLCLLSNGLMVGLQSYSAMPYGSQAYHYAAILFNVANPLSCLFALYKACLSLRGIFSLLVGSSLLSAYLLWTAATSPTPPLVEHVAGAVIVVLVWFLYAGVANYAKVSAACVLRQNCWERHEQVQQDNGSMREDSLEGSIMVSTRVRTPAEERLFYFGVATQVGSLVGSVIAFVLVNILKLFVAKYPCQ; translated from the exons ATGGACGTCAAATGGTTTAAGGATCGCGTGGTGGCCGTCGACGTGCTGTCCGCGCTTTTCGGCATCGCCTCCTGGGTGGCCATCAACGGCCTCTGGGTCCAGCTGCCTCTGCTGGTGCAAGCCCTACCTGAAGGATGGTCCCTGCCCTCCTACCTCTCCATCATAATTCAG ATCGCCAACATCGGCCCGCTGAGCTACGGCCTGCTGAGCAGAATGTGGCCGCACGTGGTGACCCCGGTGCGGGCCACGTGGGTTACGCTTACCGTTGGGGTGGCGGCCTCGGTGCTCATGCCCATTTTCTGGCGCGAGACGGCCGTCGTGTTTGGAGAAGAGCGCTCGATCGCGCTGCTGGCACTCACGCTCGCGCTCAGCCTTGTCGACTGCACCAGCTCCGTCCTTTTCCTTCCTTACATAG GACTCTTCAAGGGCATCTACCTTCCAAGTCTGATGCTTGGCGAGGGGTTGAGCGCTTTTCTGCCCAGTATTGTGGCCACCATTCAGGGCGTGGGCAAGTCGACCTGCGTCAACTCCACTGACCCAAACTGGCCTGGTTTGGTCGAGGAGCTGACGCCTCCGCTTTTCAGCACCGAG ATATTCTTCGTTACTTTGGCCGTGATGATGGGCATCGCGACGGCCGCGTTCTGCGGACTCGAGTATTTGCCTGTTTGCGAGCAGGAGCGTTTGAAAGAGAAGGAAAAGGAAGACCAGAAACAGAGTTACGCAGTCCTCGAAGGACCTCTACAc AACAAAACGACGCTGGTGCAAATCCTGTTGATGCAGTTCTGGCTGTGCCTCTTGTCGAACGGCTTGATGGTCGGTCTGCAGAGCTACTCGGCCATGCCGTACGGCAGCCAGGCCTACCATTACGCGGCCATCCTGTTCAACGTGGCCAACCCGCTGTCGTGTCTGTTCGCCCTCTACAAAGCGTGCCTGTCGCTGCGCGGCATCTTCTCTCTGCTCGTCGGTAGCAGCCTCCTGAGCGCCTACCTCCTCTGGACGGCCGCCACCAGCCCGACGCCGCCCCTCGTTGAACACGTCGCTGGAGCCGTCATTGTT gtTTTAGTCTGGTTTTTGTACGCTGGTGTTGCAAACTACGCTAAAGTGAGTGCCGCGTGCGTGCTTCGGCAGAACTGTTGGGAACGCCACGAGCAAGTCCAGCAGGACAATGGCTCGATGCGCGAGGACTCGCTTGAAGGGTCGATTATGGTGAGTACAAGAGTGCGAACGCCGGCTGAAGAGAGACTCTTTTACTTTGGCGTGGCGACGCAAGTCGGCTCCCTCGTCGGCTCCGTCATCGCCTTCGTGCTGGTTAATATTCTCAAATTGTTTGTGGCCAAGTATCCGTGCCAGTAA